The Motacilla alba alba isolate MOTALB_02 chromosome 3, Motacilla_alba_V1.0_pri, whole genome shotgun sequence DNA window AAGAACACCAGAAATTCATCTCACAGACCTACAAATGAAACAAATCTCCACAACACAGATTCAGAGCAACTAACATACCATTCTTTTCCCAGACACCGTGCAAGGTTTGTTCAGGAAACTCTACTGAGGCTCCAAACTTTtagctcagcctgcagcagccctgctgacagAGCCTTTGGTGGCAGCTTTGTGTACAGGCTGCTTGCTTTCatccctgtggcacagcacaTTGTCctctcagctgtgctgacaCGTGTCTGCAGAGCCGCGTTAGGAATCTAGGCAAGAAACGGATCCGCGttggagggagcagccaggaggtgCTTTCACTCCAGCTCTCTCACCCTGCTCAAAGCCCACAGAAGCTGGGCTGGAACAGCTAGGAGCTCAAGCCTTGCCTGGACATGCTTCAGTGCTACCTCCAAAGCCTGAAAGCAGCGTTCCACAGGTGCTCATCAGATGACAACAGCATCTCAAGCAGCTCCAGTTCTCTGTCCCGTACTGCAGGTCTCAGAGCTtgccactgccacagctgtgccagtgcaaGTCTTCTGATGTAAACAGGACAACTGACTCTTGTCTCTTAACAGATCAGTCCTCTCCCCATTccaatttttcaaagaaaacatgagGGAACAATTAGAAGGTATTTTTAGTCAATTATTTCAGGAATCTAGGCTAGAGAATAGGCCCACAAACAACTGTATGCCAACAGTACTGAGGTGACAGGAAAACGAGGGAGGTAGCAGAAAACTTTAGTCAGTCTCATCACAAAAACCAGTGTGCCAAGTATACCGCTCTTGTACCATCACACAAGACTCTACACCTTTTCCATGtcatgaaagaagaaaactccATGTTTTTACTTTAGTTATTCCAACCTCTATCACTGTTGCCTCTCACATGTGGATTTCTGCAGAAGTCATATAGCCCAAGCAGAATGACTGCAACTCCACAAGTTAAAGTTTACCATCCTCTGGATAATCCTCATGCACAGAATTTAGCCTATATGAAAGAAGGTGGAATTTTACCTAAATCACAGCCTATTAGATTACTAGGTTGCAACTACTCTTCAAATGGAAATTTAAGTAAATACTAATGCAGTATCTCACCTTTTAGCCATACATAAAAGACAAGTTACAGTCCATTTTTATCCAATAACTTTAATCACGTAAACTGGCTACCTTACAAACAGTTTTCCCAAAGTTTGCAGCAGTAGTAACATAAATGATGCAATGTCAGCTTACCTGCATACATTGGTAATGTCTGCACCTGAATAACCCTCCATTTTCTCAGCTATGTTTGCAAGGTCAACATCATCAGCCAGTTCCAGCTCTCGCAGATTTATTTTGAGGAGTTCTTCTCTACCTTTGGCTaatcacagaaaagaaaattgaatcTGTACAATTTGCTTTCTGAAGGTAAACAATAAATTCAAGGAGGATAAGAgggaagaatgagaaaaagtaCGCTGTACTTGCTACAAGGGTAAATGTTCATGTTTAGATTTAAGCTGGTCCTGAATCCATAAGTGAATTTGCATATACATATCAATTAGATTTTTAAACCAAGTGGTCAAAACTAAAGGAATGTTGATAAAGTTtcaattttagaatttttaatcACTCCTCTCCCCAATTCTTCATACCTGATGGTAAAGGAATGTAAATTCTCTTTTCTAGTCTCCGTCTTAGGGCTTCATCAATATCCCAAGGAAAATTAGTAGCAGCAAGTACCATGACCATCTTAGAAGGATCATCATTTTCAGTAGCCCCCCCAACACCTGCAGTGCAGAAAAGAGGAggtaaaatatactttttttggtgaaatttcATGTACAGAGAAAACACTCCTGCAGCATTAAAGCAGAATTGTACTCTATTGCACTCCAATGAGCCCAAGCGTAACAGAATCACCAAGCGCAACAGAGTTCACTTTTTCATCTCTAGGACAGCCTGCAAGCATAAATGGAAGCTTGGTTtgaacagcagcaggggcaTAGGGCACTGCTCAGACCAGGAAGTTCTTTTCTATCATGGCCAGAATGGCTTTACAGCAGAGTTGTTTGTACTTCTGCCACAAGAGTGGCTCAATTTTCACCCCAACACCTTGTAGTAGGCTGTGAGGAAACAAAGCAACGCCCAACATCATCACCACACCAAAAACCAACATCCCCCACAGCATTCACCAACAGCCACGCTAAAGCGGCACGACTCCCCTACAAGGTGTCTTCGCTTCTGAAGTCAGGCCAAAGGTTTCATATGTACAGGTGGACTATGcaaactgctgaaatgaaagTTTAAATCTGGTGGACTAAATCACAACTTCTTAGAGACAGATAGAACACCTCAGTTTCTCAATACTATGAATCTGCTACAAGGGGAAGAAGGTAATTTTGTTAAAGTTGCTATTCTCTCTATCTACTGGTTTAACTTAGAACAACAGGATTGGGCTGTGAGATAGGTGCTGTACCTAGTCTGCCTGAGAGTTTGCATAAAAACCACAATTTATTAATGCCTAAGTAAAAGGATTAAAATAGTTCTTACTAATAAAATCAGATTATGTACATACTTGATATGAGAACAGTAttagagctgtgctgctctttaaagacaaaaataaaagggtaCCAACatcagagaaggagaaataaatatgcaaatctTCTGACTCATGGAATTCTATCACAAAGCAGTCCATAGATTAGCACTTCTCAGTagctcctttccttctctctgctccccagaATATAAAATGGAGGCCTCTGTAGCAACTCTGCATTGTTACCTACTTTTGAACTTTGTTGATTTGTGAAATTTTAGCCACATATTTGTAGTGaaatcagtgttttaaaattaaaactctcCCAACCACTTCTATAAAACAGAAGATCTTCACttgttatttctatttttaggagaaaaagagaTCCCAAAGAAGTGAAATGTAATGCTGCCTTTgaagttgaaataaaaataggtaACAGTTCTTTTGAAGCACTTTTTACTTAATTTTGAAGGAGTGAGTGATATGCCAGGCAAAGACTGAGAGAAGCAGGTTCTTTTTCTGCTACTCTTTTGAAATCTTGTATTTTCCACTGAATCTTCCTTATTCTGAGTCACTAATACAAGATCATAGCTCAGAGGCCAAAAGATTGTTAAATAATGTCACTTGTGGCTTTTAACCCAAATTTCATGTAAGGCTTTTGAAAAACTGCTTCTGGAAAatgaagttttccttttttttcttttttggtccCTAAAGTTTCCTCCAGTCCAGCAGTTCCCAGTGAGCAGGTTATTTACCATCCATCTGAACTAGCAGTTCTGCCTTCACACGTCGGCTGGCCTCATGCTCCTCCGAAGTTCCCCTGCGGCTACAGATAGAGTCTATCTCATCAATAAATATGGTTGTTGGGGCATAAAATCGAGcctgaagaaagcaaaagataAAGCAGAAGCTGAAATAGCAGTTCACTCCCACttaagaagcagcagcaaattcaGAGCTGAGTAATGATGTATTTACCCCAGCTCCTAGGTACCAAACAATCCCCACCCTTCCCTCTTGGACCCCAGCACTCAGGTACTGAGCAGCTGTGCATTCATTCAGAGCCTTTGAGCAGGAGAGCTTTTGGCTAAGTGCCGTAGCTGTTAGAGctcaaaacaaatatttcacaagCTATAGGCAGTTTCCCACATTAGGAGTAACATTTTAAACTGTGGAAGTCATCACAGAATGCTTGAATAATATTTCAGTTAAAGCCAGGATGAATGTTAAGCTGGGACATCATGACATGGAGCCTGTCCAAGAGATAGGTCAACTGCAAAATAACTGACCTTTCTGAAAACAAGAGCATTTAAAGACAAGAACCCAGGGTAATAAAAGATACCGTATTAGAGCAGTTGAGATGCTGTTCATTGTGTTATCTGCATTTTTGACCAATCACATTAAATGAGCTGGTATCCTGCCTAACAAACTATAATGTGAAAGATCTTTTACTTCTTGCCTTTTCTGACTACTGTAATTGTAACTCTGCTCTCCCCTTCAGTACTGGGCACCCTAGCAAACACTGCACACATACCTGGTGacacatgggaaaaaaaaacaactattttctgagtattatttcaaatattatgTGCTCTGAAGCCAACTACAGTTTGGAAGGCCACTTCTTttaaccacaaacaaaaaacaacccacaaaaacaacaaagcacACAACCTAAACAGGGTTCTCACCCAGAAAGCAATTAATTCCATCCCTAGATTTCCATTCCAGTCTGTTCTGCAGCACTCACCAGCTTACAGTGAGCTAATTCTAATGTAGCAAGCTAACCCTGAAAATAAAAGACTAtctatttttcagcttttaaaaattcatttaggAATAATATTGAAATGCAAATGGGCAAATCAGAAATGCCCCAAGCATTCCAAGCTTAGAGAGGTGTTTATATATGCTGTAAGTTTGAAACCTTGGTACGGTTTCACTGTTCCAAAGGTGATTCTACTTCATTACCACCCTGTTTCATGTTCAGAAACTTAAATCACCATTTCAAACAGCAGACGAACAAGTTTCTCAGATTCTCCTCTGTATTTTGAGGTAAGTGTGGAAGAAGAAACATTGAAAAAAGTTGTCTTGCATTCAGTGGCTACAGCTTTTGCTAGGAGGGTCTTTCCAGTACCAGGAGGACCAACCATCAGCACACcctattaaaatgaaaaagaactaCTTTTAGGGCaagaattaaaacagaattttacagTTTGTTTAGTGTAATAGTAAACTACTGGGTGTAAATTTTCCCTTGAAAAGTTATTCAAAGGTAAGTAATTAATGTCATTGCTTACTTGCAAACACCTAGCTGAAGACAGTGTGCAGGTATCTGACATCTTTATTTTGTTATTACTTACAATAAATTTTGTTACTAAAATgcaggaagaatttatttaaactgcaaaacatttgaaatttctTGTTCTGCCAAGATCCAATCTCAAAATCGTACTTATGATCAAAGGAACAGATTTTTTCATACCTTCCACGGTCTTCTAATCCCCTTGAAGAACTCTGGCATCCACATTGGTAAAACTACAGCTTCCTTAAGCAGCTTTTTGGCTTCTACTAAATCAGCAATGTCATCCCTGACAAGAAATAGAAAGTTGTTTGACAGATTCAGACAGCAGGCAAAAGAATCACTCCACAGCTCAAAAAACTGCACAATTAAACTTATTGTTACGCATTGGTTCTCCCATAAATCTAATTCATTTTCCTGAATTATTTATGTTCTAAAGGCAAAAGCCTCTAACAGCTACAACTAACATCTGCCTGGCAGACTCCAGATGGatgcaaaagcaaagaaaaccatGAACTATTTCACTGGAGCACCACTGTCAGTATTCAGAGAAAGACAAGCAGAAGAAAGCAGGTTGGTTAAACTTAGGCTAACTACCAATTAtgctttcttgttttgctgAGAGGTTGGATGTCTCTGAAACTTAAATACCATCTTTCATTGTTACAAGAACAACTTGCTGAAGACCAGTAAATGGAGTGgaattaaacagaatttttagaATTGTTTTTCGGAGTTATAAAAGTATTAATTCTTAGATACCTTTTAGGCTGATCTTATTTCCTTGAAAGTAACTTTCAGGGCATTCCTCTTATCAGCATGTGCCCAAGTAACATTTTGGTTTCAAAACACACCTATATGAAGAACTAGTTTAAAATCTGAAGTCGTAATTTAAGATTCAGTATAAAAACTGaaacatatattaaaatattaaactgaaATACAAGGCAGTTGCACGCACACAAAGTGTTTTGTGGgactgtttggttttttttaaagcctacTTTATTTGCCAGAAGAATTTTGCTCATTTAATCCTCACAAAACCACCTAAGCTCGGAAACCATTTGGAACACAAAACAACCTTTATATAAGGTTTAATATTTAACACATTCATGTAAAGGTACTGGCAGAGGGTTATATTTCATACTAGTGGCCACATTACATCCAGCAGTATTTCAAAGGGTTCCTATATTGACATAACTTCTTTGTTAATCAGTTTTCTGTCTTGATATGCCACAGAGTAGCAGAACAGATTTTCAAATGAAGAGACACTGACAGAAATTGGAAACTTTTACATTGAAAAAGAGTATCTCAAAAATTGATCTTAGAAAATTTTGAGAAGCTTTTTATGGCCAAGTTGGACAGGACTTCAGGCAACCTGATttagtgaaagatgtccctgccatggcaggggactGCTTTAGTTGATCTTTAAGGGTCCATCCAGCCCAAACTATTATATGAATCtatgtgtggaaaaaaaaatatttgagctcTAGAAGTATTCAACTACATAAAAAGTTTAGTTACCTATTTAAAGGTAGTAAGGAAAACCTGTTTGTACATTTTTGTATATAAGTATCTGTTAAAATACTTAATTCTTGTCATATCATgtgagaggaaaacagaaacagctcAAGAGACTAGCAGCAGTACTCAAACTTACCATCGGATGTTGGGATTCTGAGAAATTATATCTCTTTCCAAAGCTTCTACTAAATCTTTGTCATATCCAGTACTATCAAATTTCTTTGGTTCAGACTCTGAAATCTCAGATGTGGATTTGTTCTACATATAAAGAATATAACAATGTAAATACATAACAATGGTCACGCTACTAATGATTTTTTACCACAAGTCCACAACAGCATCGTGTTTTCAGAAGGTGGCAACATAAACCAGCATGAAAATTATGAAGCATCTGTATTACAGCTGCACTGCAGGATGGATCTGTGTGTTTCACCCAGATTCTGTCCTGCCCTGGttccatttccttctccccaAAGCCAGCATGTTGTACTGAtgcagtttctttgttttggtacCTAATCAAAACTGCATACACCTATCCTAATGTAACACcttctgcctcttctcccaCAGAAATCTGAAACTATCTGAGACCCAGTAGGGAAAAATTATGTGTAAGACTGGACCACAAAGTGTCACAACTGAGAGCATCTCAAATTCTCTAAGTGTCACAAATATGCCATGTATGTgggacacacacaaaaaaattaagcatGACTTCTGTATGTAGAATGAGCAATGGTGATCTGCAGGGAGACCACAGGGGTAAAACCAGAGGCAATTAACTGATACAGAAGCATGgacatgaacagcagagaagcagctctgcagcagagtcAAAGCAAAGAAGCTACATAGTTGAAAGGGCTCAAAGAGCAGAGACCATGCaactgaaaggaaataaaatgcactAGACATACCCTGGTTTTATACATTTAACAGCAAGCACTGGTGATGACAGAACaactgtaaaagagaaaaagagaccTATCCTGTCTCTCTGTGGGTATATTCTGATGGGGAGAGGATTATCACTCAAAGGCAATCTAATTTAGCTCCTAATAAAAGTAGTTAGCTTACACAGCTAAACAATTCCACCCCCATAGATTATACTACCTCCACAGGCCACTACACCTTGCCACAACTTAAGGTTGCTGAAGCTAACAAACTATTGCATGGACACTTGATTTCTTTAGACCCTGGAAAACAATGAATCTGCTGTTTCCTGTATGGTCTCTTACCTTGGTCATCTGCTAAATTTATGGTGACCAGAGCACAAAAATTAAAGCACTCTGCCAAGAACAAATCATAGTTCAAGTATactgggattttgtttgtttacaacTGAAGAGAGCATGGAGCTAGCAATGTAtctcaaaagggaaaaaaaaaaaaggcaagggtCTCATCTAAGGATGAAGTTAATCTTGATATGCTTTGGAAGAGGCAAGTCAATCTTGGTTTAAATTATACTCAAAACAATTATGCCACAAAGACGTTCTAAGTGAATGAGCTCCACCACGCCCGACTTCAGAAATCCAGTGATATCATTTTAAACAACTGCCTTCAAGCTGCAGTCAtcatgtcacagaatcacagaatgggtcaggctggaagagaccacagtgggtcatccGGTCCAACCTCCCTCATCAAACAGcatcatcccagagcacatggcacaggattgtgtccagaccgttcttgagtatctccagtgagggagactccacaacccctctggacaacctgttccagtgcatggTTACCCACACAGTAAAAAAGTgcttcctcatgttcaggtggaacttcctgtcCATCAGTTcctgcctgttgcctcttgtcctatgTTTGTAATCACCAAGAAGAGCCTGGAAATATTCTCTTGGCACCCACCTTCAGACACATTTACCAGACCCCAACTTCCCAGAGggatttcttgtttttaattaatccATAACCAACACTGTGCACAAAGAAAAGACATCTTACAAGGCGAGATTCAAATCAGCATGCTGACATGAACAAAAGACGCATTTTATAATACACTCAGTAGTAAGAAAGCACAACTGAGCATCTCAACTCCACAAAGTTATTTTCAAGtttaccttttcttcttttcctttgttttgctgaTCCTTTTTTTCCCGGCTGCGGACTGCCTTCCCTTTATCACTGGGGTTCCGAGAGGACGGACGGTGAGAGCCTCTGACAGCTGCACTCACACGATTGCTGTGACCTCTGCAATCACTGCACGGAGCAGACTGACGCTTCCTGGGTCCTGGCGAAGGTCTAATTAGTTGTAACATATGCAAAAAGCCTCAGTGTAAAGCCACTGGTGACCACCACATAACCAAATCAACTGGCTACAAACTGAAAAGCCATTTGGCTCAAGATAAAAATCTGCATGTCAGAAacacaacagatttttttaggTAGTGactaaaaatccattttccttgTGCCACAAGCTCAGGGTCCACCTGGCTAAAAAAGTGCCTTGCTTTGTATATTTCATCAGTAGAAGTAATATGGAGCTCAGAAAAAATTAACAAGCAAACAATAACTTGACAATACAATTAAAGTAATCTAACAGCCATTTTCTGTCAAAATGCACTGTTCTGTGCCTGCTTTGCATGTACTCCTGTCCCCTCCTTCATGCTACCACTGGCACATGTTAGAACCTCCAGTGAACCTCCAGGTCAAATAGCTACtcacaaaaaaggcaaaaaaaacccaaaccaccacaCAGAACAATATCTTTAGCATCCAAAACCAGCTAATTAATGCCAACAGAgac harbors:
- the KATNA1 gene encoding katanin p60 ATPase-containing subunit A1 isoform X2 — its product is MLNMSLVMIIENVKLAREYALLGNYDSAMVYYQGVLDQMNKYLYSVRDTYLQQKWQQVWQEISVEAKHVKDIMKTLESFKLDNTPLKASQQELPAHDAEVWSLPVPAERRPSPGPRKRQSAPCSDCRGHSNRVSAAVRGSHRPSSRNPSDKGKAVRSREKKDQQNKGKEEKNKSTSEISESEPKKFDSTGYDKDLVEALERDIISQNPNIRWDDIADLVEAKKLLKEAVVLPMWMPEFFKGIRRPWKGVLMVGPPGTGKTLLAKAVATECKTTFFNVSSSTLTSKYRGESEKLVRLLFEMARFYAPTTIFIDEIDSICSRRGTSEEHEASRRVKAELLVQMDGVGGATENDDPSKMVMVLAATNFPWDIDEALRRRLEKRIYIPLPSAKGREELLKINLRELELADDVDLANIAEKMEGYSGADITNVCRLNSVHEDYPEDGKL
- the KATNA1 gene encoding katanin p60 ATPase-containing subunit A1 isoform X1, producing the protein MLNMSLVMIIENVKLAREYALLGNYDSAMVYYQGVLDQMNKYLYSVRDTYLQQKWQQVWQEISVEAKHVKDIMKTLESFKLDNTPLKASQQELPAHDAEVWSLPVPAERRPSPGPRKRQSAPCSDCRGHSNRVSAAVRGSHRPSSRNPSDKGKAVRSREKKDQQNKGKEEKNKSTSEISESEPKKFDSTGYDKDLVEALERDIISQNPNIRWDDIADLVEAKKLLKEAVVLPMWMPEFFKGIRRPWKGVLMVGPPGTGKTLLAKAVATECKTTFFNVSSSTLTSKYRGESEKLVRLLFEMARFYAPTTIFIDEIDSICSRRGTSEEHEASRRVKAELLVQMDGVGGATENDDPSKMVMVLAATNFPWDIDEALRRRLEKRIYIPLPSAKGREELLKINLRELELADDVDLANIAEKMEGYSGADITNVCRDASLMAMRRRIEGLTPEEIRNLPRDEMHMPTTMEDFEIALKKVSKSVSAADIEKYEKWIVEFGSC